In a single window of the bacterium genome:
- a CDS encoding ABC transporter permease, with translation MNILESLRSALWALTSNRLRTFLTMLGIIIGVGAVITMVAIGEGSRRRIQERLQGLGTNQLLVRPGSQNVGRTVLAAGSSQTLTEDDAETILKNSEYVSAVSPELSRNAQVKYESKNTNTTITGTRIEFLKVRNFVLAEGRYFSAEEIKGNVKVAVLGQTVEETLFGNAQSVGSIIKINGQNFTVIGVLAGKGQTGMGQNQDDQIMVPLTTAQTRLFGLDFVTTIAVQVYDENMLDETTFDIERALRKTHKLRGDAENDFSIRNQADILATAQETSDTMAILLASIAAISLIVGGIGIMNIMVVSVTERTKEIGIRKAIGAKRKDILLQFLIEAMVICLFGGLIGVGIGIGSAYVLQWNAGWRTVVTPDSVLLSFGLSVLVGIFFGFYPALKASQANVIDALRYE, from the coding sequence ATGAATATTCTCGAAAGTCTTCGCAGCGCGCTTTGGGCTTTGACGTCCAATCGGTTGCGTACATTTCTGACGATGCTCGGCATCATTATCGGTGTGGGGGCTGTTATCACAATGGTGGCGATCGGTGAAGGGTCTCGCCGCCGGATTCAGGAAAGACTCCAAGGACTGGGTACCAATCAGCTATTGGTGCGGCCGGGTTCTCAAAATGTCGGTCGTACGGTGCTTGCGGCGGGCAGTTCGCAAACATTGACGGAAGACGATGCGGAGACCATATTGAAAAATTCGGAATATGTGTCGGCTGTTTCTCCGGAATTGTCCCGCAATGCGCAAGTCAAATATGAATCGAAGAATACCAACACAACGATCACCGGCACGCGCATCGAATTTTTGAAAGTGCGAAATTTTGTTTTGGCTGAAGGTCGTTATTTCTCCGCCGAAGAAATCAAAGGAAACGTCAAAGTTGCCGTATTGGGCCAGACCGTGGAAGAAACACTTTTTGGAAATGCTCAATCGGTGGGGAGTATTATCAAAATCAACGGACAAAATTTTACCGTGATCGGTGTGCTTGCCGGTAAAGGACAGACCGGTATGGGGCAGAATCAGGACGATCAGATCATGGTTCCCCTGACGACGGCACAGACGCGGCTTTTCGGATTGGATTTTGTTACGACGATAGCGGTGCAGGTGTATGACGAAAACATGCTGGATGAGACGACGTTTGATATCGAACGCGCTCTGCGCAAAACCCACAAACTGCGCGGTGATGCGGAAAACGACTTCAGCATTCGCAATCAAGCGGATATTTTGGCAACGGCACAAGAGACAAGCGATACGATGGCGATACTTTTAGCTTCGATCGCGGCGATTTCGCTCATCGTCGGTGGTATCGGTATCATGAATATTATGGTTGTATCCGTCACGGAGCGCACCAAAGAAATCGGTATTCGAAAAGCGATCGGCGCCAAACGCAAGGATATTCTCCTGCAATTTCTTATTGAAGCGATGGTGATTTGTTTGTTTGGCGGATTGATCGGTGTCGGTATTGGTATCGGCTCGGCGTATGTTCTGCAGTGGAATGCAGGATGGCGCACGGTTGTTACTCCGGATTCCGTACTTCTGAGTTTCGGACTTTCCGTACTCGTCGGTATTTTTTTCGGGTTTTATCCCGCGCTCAAAGCCTCGCAGGCCAATGTAATTGATGCGCTACGGTACGAGTAA